The Carassius auratus strain Wakin linkage group LG30F, ASM336829v1, whole genome shotgun sequence genome contains a region encoding:
- the crybb3 gene encoding beta-crystallin B3, translated as MSDLHGVPDQQVTGKSQGGAGAVYKASLFEFENFRGKKVELSAECKDLTEKNLEKVGSIIVESCPWVAFEQKGFLGEQFVLEKGEYPRWSTWTNSQSSSLLLSMRPLRVDSADHKLHLFENCSFAGRKMEIVDDDIPSLWVHGFQDRVASAKAVNGTWVGYMYPGYRGRQFVFEHGEYKHWNDWGATEPQLQSIRRVRDMQWHKRGCFTAPDPAPKPNPAPVPAPAPVPAAPSATAASS; from the exons ATGTCGGATCTGCACGGAGTCCCAGATCAGCAAGTCACTGGGAAGAGCCaaggaggagcaggagcagtttACAAG GCCTCACTGTTTGAATTCGAGAACTTCCGTGGAAAAAAGGTCGAGCTGTCAGCAGAATGCAAGGACTTGACTGAGAAGAACTTGGAAAAAGTTGGATCAATCATAGTTGAGTCTTGCCC ATGGGTCGCCTTTGAGCAGAAGGGCTTTCTGGGAGAGCAGTTTGTTTTGGAGAAGGGAGAATATCCTCGCTGGTCCACCTGGACCAACAGCCAGAGCAGCTCCCTCCTCCTGTCCATGAGACCTCTGAGAGTG GACAGCGCCGACCACAAACTACATCTGTTCGAGAACTGTAGCTTTGCCGGGAGAAAGATGGAAATCGTGGATGATGACATTCCCAGCTTGTGGGTCCATGGCTTCCAGGACCGAGTGGCCAGTGCCAAAGCTGTCAACGGAAC GTGGGTGGGCTACATGTACCCAGGCTACCGCGGGCGTCAGTTCGTGTTTGAACACGGCGAATACAAACACTGGAACGACTGGGGAGCAACAGAACCACAGCTGCAGTCCATTCGGCGTGTGCGGGACATGCAGTGGCACAAACGGGGCTGTTTCACCGCCCCCGACCCGGCTCCCAAACCCAATCCAGCCCCCGTCCCTGCTCCCGCTCCTGTTCCCGCTGCCCCATCCGCCACGGCTGCCAGCAGCTGA